The Zavarzinella sp. sequence GTGTCAGTGCGGCAACAACCAAACCAGCTACGAGGCAAAATCGGAGTAAGGTACCACCAATTTTCATGAAATTATCTCCGGTGAAGGTTCCAGGCTACCAGGCTATCAAACAATTGATTGAATATTTGATCGATTGTCGCTTCCTGATTGGCGCTTATTTTAGGAAGCTGCCGCACGTGGGGGTGTAAAACTGCAAAAAATTGCAAAAGGAGATTCACCTGGCTGAAAATCTGTCGAAACTGGATCGAAATTTCCTCAAGTGTCTTATTGGTAAGCACTTGTGACGACATCAGCAAGTCAAAGAGCCCTCGCAGATGCATCGTTGCCTCCAGCAGTTTCCCCACCTGTTCCTGTACGACATCGGGAAAGGCGGTCGGAGCGTTGTGGCACTGCTCCCGCAATTGTTGCACGTGGGCGTGCAGTAATGTCCAACGGCCATCAATAAAACCGGCAGAATCACCAAGGGTGCGCTGGTTCAGGCAACGAACAATCCAATACTCAACCGCTTCCACGTAGAAGTTGAGAATTTTCTGCAGGAGGGTATCCAGATCGCGGGTCGTGGGGTCCATATCAGCCATTGTCAAACATCGGTGCGACTATCTTGGTGATTGAGTAGTCTCGCACCCACCTGTTTTATGAAATGGATCTTCTGAAAGCAGTAACTACTTAGCAGTTAAGCAGATGCAACGCCGATTATTCGTTGGAGCAGATCGTTCGTCCACCATCGATGGGCAACGATACACCGGTGATAAACTTGTTAAGCCACAAACTTTCCACTGCCTGGGCGATATTTTCCGGGCTGCCTTCTTCTTTCACGAGAGTGCCTGCAATGGCTTCTTCCCGCTCTTCTGTGGGTAAATCTTCAGGCAGCATCACGGGGCCCGGCAGCAGACAATTCACCCGCACCCGAGGATTGCGTGCGGCAAGTTCCACTGCAAAACACCGGCTGAGCGTGCTGACGGCACCTTTGGATGGGAAATAGGCCGCATAATTGAGGTATGGGCGGGCTTCGGCCCAGTCGCCAATATTCACAATCAAGCCACCCTGTGGCTGCTTTGTCATCCGCAGACCCACCTGCTGACAGGTGAGAAACGTTCCTAAACAGTTGGTATCAAAGTGTTTACGCACATCGGCGCCAGTGACTTCTTCCAGTGGCTTACGTTCCCAGATTGCTGCGGCATTCACCAGCAGATCCACCTGCCCGAAGTGGGCAAACACCTGATCTACCATCACTTGAACAGCCTGTTCATCTGCGAGATCGGCCTGAAAGATCTGGCACCGAATTCCTTTTTTTGTCAGGACTTGCGCCAGTTCTGCTGCTTCAGTTGCGGATGAGCGGTAATGCACCGCAATATCCCAGCCACGTTTAGCCAGATATTGTGCTACCACTGAACCGACACGCTTTTTCCCGCTTCCGGTGATCAATGCAACTGGCATGGCCGCCACTCCTTTTGTGGTAGAATATTCTTTCATGAGAAGACCTATGAACATCTTAGTCGCGGCAGGCAACACCCAGACACCCATTGATGCCGTGCGGTGCATCACCAACGTGTTTACGGGCAGGACGGGTGCCCGCCTGGCCACGGAAGCGACGAATCGTGGGCACCATGTCACGCTGGTTACTTCTCATCCGGAACAGATTTTGCAACCAACATCGATTTCCGTGGTGCCTTACCGCACTTACCATGACCTTGACAGTTGTGCGGAAGTGCTGATTCGCCACAAATCGTGGGATGCCATTATTTTTGCAGCTGCCGTCAGCGATTACCACCTTAGTGGGGTGTATTCCAGATCAGAAAATGACCAGCAAGTACTTTCAGAACAGGCACTTACAGCACTTGACACCAACAACAAAATCAGCAGTCAGCATCAGGAATTGTGGCTGAAACTGACCCCCACCGTCAAGATTATTGATCAGATCCGCACCACGTGGGGCTATCGCGGGCTACTGGTCAAGTTCAAGTTGGAAGTGGGGATCACCGCACCAGAGTTGCTGGAAATTGCCAAACGCTCGCGTGCCACTTCCGATGCCGATTGGATTGTCGCTAACCTGTTTGAAAATTATCAGACCACCGCCTGGATTGGTGATCGCAATGATCAGTTCATTTCGGTTCAACGCGAACAGTTGTCGACAGTTCTACTTGACCAGCTGGAACAGAAATTTACTTCAGATCCACAATTCGCAAGTTGCGAAAGCTGAGGTCGGTGGTAGGATCGTGCCCCTGAATAGAAATGTGGCCTGCGCCCGCACAATAACCTTTGCGGGCATTCACATCTGCAGCCCGATCATCGTGCCAACTAACCACGGGAATGCCATTCACCCACGTTCGCAGGTGGTTTTTATTGGCGTATAATGTGGCGTGAAACCACTCCCCATCGGTGGAAACCACCTGGCTTGCTGGTTGCCTGCGATAAATGGCCCCCGTGCCAAAATCAACCGGCTTCGTGCGGTCATCGCCCATCCATTCATTGCGAATCTGCATCTCGTAACCCTGCTGGTAAACATCCGGCAGGCAGCGGAAAAAGATCCCACTGTTCAGGTGCTTGCCGTTACTGATGCATTCCAGGTGCAGCAGAAAATTGTCATGCTTTGTAGCAGTTTGCAGGTCGCCCGGCCCATCCTTCACGTTCAAATAACCTTCTTTGGTAACGGTGTATTGCGATTTGTATTTGTCGCCGGGGAATAACTTCCAGCCTGTTAAGTCTTTCCCATTAAACAACGAAGTGAAATCACTGTTGATGTTCAAACGCAGATAGTGAAGTCTGACAGTGGTGCCTGCAGGAATTTTCAGCGACACCGGAACTACAACTTTATTGCCTGATTTCGCAGGATTTCCCCAACCAAAAACGTTGACATCGTCTTTTGTTGAATTCACCATGAATTCCGAAATATTTCCATCGGCAGTTTCAACCGTTGGTGGTTTTTTCCCAGTCCAACTCATTTTTAGCTGAACCAAATGTTTGATTGTGGGTAATAACAAATCGGGTGTGGCAGTGGTTTCTTTCTCCCCACCCAATATGAGAGTGTGATCCTTCACTTTCGCATCGCCCGTGATTTTCCAGCCCAGCGTACTGGTGCCATCGAAGAACTGCAGCCAGCCTTCCTGCAGTTCTTCTGCAGTCAGTTTTGCTTCATCGGCAGCAAGGCAAGGTGCATTGGTGGATGCGGCAACGAGGATAACTGCCAGCAGCAATCTGCTTGCAGTTCCAAAAACGGAAGTATTGTTGTTCATTGTCTGGTCGATCCTGGAAGAGGAACAATTTCCTGTTAGTTATGTTATCCGAAAGTGGGCTGGAATGCAGTTTGCAATCTGTGTGCCAGACACGATTCCCCCACCGCGGGTAGTTTCGTGGGGCAAAATTGCTAACCTAACGCCAGTTTGCTTCATAGTTTCAAATCACCATTGGAGGCCAAACGATGGATCGAGTTTCACATTTTGAAATTCCGTTTACCGATCAGAAACGAGCCGCAACCTTCTACCAGAAAGTGTTCGGCTGGGAGATTACGGAAATCCCCGGCATGCCGTACTGGTTTGCTACCACCACACCCGTGGGTGAAAACCACATGCCGAAGGAGCCAGGAGCCATCAACGGTGGGTTTTACGAACGCAGCATGGATGCTAGCCCCAACCCGATGATTGTAATCGAAGTGGCTGATGTTGCGGCACGAGTGCAGGAAGTTTTAATGGCGGGTGGGGAAATTGTCTTCATGCCACGCCAGGTGGGCGATATGGGTCTATACGCCCAGGTGAAAGATTGCGAAGGTAACTACCTTGGACTGTGGCAGAATCTGCAACAGTGAGGCAGTTCTCATAGAAATTCAATTTTCAGTGTGTTCACGAATCGACAGATTAATCATTCAGATACTTATGCAATCGTTGCCACAATCGAAATGGGTACTTCTGGTGGCACTTCAGCAACTTCAATACCCCCCACGACGTGGGGGATTGCATCATTCAGCGTGGTCTGGGTGCGGAAAAACAGGTCGCAGATCGGCTCACCTTTCTGTACCGGATCGCCCAGCTTCTTCAGCAGTCGAATGCCAACAGCGTGATCGATTTCGTCTTCTGCTTTTGCCCGCCCCCCACCTAACCGCAAGGTGGCAATCCCAAATGCTTCCGCATCCAGTTGAGTCAGGTACCCGGTGCGGTCGCTGCACACCTGATGAATTTGCCGAACGTGGGGTAACAGGTCGTAATTATCCACAATGCGGGCATCCCCACCTTGCATTTCGATCATTTTCTGAAAGTTTTCTAATACTTTGCCCGAAGTGATCGCACGTTGAATCATTTGCTGTGCAGTGGGCTGATCCGGTGCAATTTTTGTCAGTAGCAGAATTTCTTCTGCCAGAGCAAAAGTAACAGTGCCCAGATCGGCTGGGTAGGTGCCTCGCATCATTTCCAGGCACTCCACTACTTCCAGGGTGTGGCCCACCAGATTGCCCAGCGGCTGATCCATCCGCGTCAGCAGTGCGGTAGTGGTGAC is a genomic window containing:
- a CDS encoding DUF1080 domain-containing protein, with amino-acid sequence MNNNTSVFGTASRLLLAVILVAASTNAPCLAADEAKLTAEELQEGWLQFFDGTSTLGWKITGDAKVKDHTLILGGEKETTATPDLLLPTIKHLVQLKMSWTGKKPPTVETADGNISEFMVNSTKDDVNVFGWGNPAKSGNKVVVPVSLKIPAGTTVRLHYLRLNINSDFTSLFNGKDLTGWKLFPGDKYKSQYTVTKEGYLNVKDGPGDLQTATKHDNFLLHLECISNGKHLNSGIFFRCLPDVYQQGYEMQIRNEWMGDDRTKPVDFGTGAIYRRQPASQVVSTDGEWFHATLYANKNHLRTWVNGIPVVSWHDDRAADVNARKGYCAGAGHISIQGHDPTTDLSFRNLRIVDLK
- a CDS encoding phosphopantothenoylcysteine decarboxylase, whose protein sequence is MNILVAAGNTQTPIDAVRCITNVFTGRTGARLATEATNRGHHVTLVTSHPEQILQPTSISVVPYRTYHDLDSCAEVLIRHKSWDAIIFAAAVSDYHLSGVYSRSENDQQVLSEQALTALDTNNKISSQHQELWLKLTPTVKIIDQIRTTWGYRGLLVKFKLEVGITAPELLEIAKRSRATSDADWIVANLFENYQTTAWIGDRNDQFISVQREQLSTVLLDQLEQKFTSDPQFASCES
- a CDS encoding SDR family oxidoreductase, yielding MPVALITGSGKKRVGSVVAQYLAKRGWDIAVHYRSSATEAAELAQVLTKKGIRCQIFQADLADEQAVQVMVDQVFAHFGQVDLLVNAAAIWERKPLEEVTGADVRKHFDTNCLGTFLTCQQVGLRMTKQPQGGLIVNIGDWAEARPYLNYAAYFPSKGAVSTLSRCFAVELAARNPRVRVNCLLPGPVMLPEDLPTEEREEAIAGTLVKEEGSPENIAQAVESLWLNKFITGVSLPIDGGRTICSNE
- a CDS encoding VOC family protein; this translates as MDRVSHFEIPFTDQKRAATFYQKVFGWEITEIPGMPYWFATTTPVGENHMPKEPGAINGGFYERSMDASPNPMIVIEVADVAARVQEVLMAGGEIVFMPRQVGDMGLYAQVKDCEGNYLGLWQNLQQ